One segment of Anatilimnocola aggregata DNA contains the following:
- a CDS encoding 3-keto-disaccharide hydrolase → MNASLLRWSLASAFLLAPAAMAADDKPQNSPPEGFTALFNGKDLTNWQGLVKNIKARKTMSAEEIAKAQIDADKIANAHWSVKNGVLEFDGKGQSLCTVKDYGDFELYCDWKIKPNGDSGLYLRGTPQVQIWDPADPNQLKHGCDKGSGALWNNQKNDRFPKVKADNPIGEWNTFHIKMVGDKVTIHLNGKLVTDTVLENYWERDKPCYERGPIELQNHGNTLYFRNIYVKELN, encoded by the coding sequence ATGAATGCTTCCTTACTGCGCTGGTCACTCGCGTCTGCGTTCTTACTTGCTCCGGCCGCGATGGCTGCCGACGACAAGCCGCAAAACAGTCCCCCCGAAGGTTTCACGGCGCTCTTTAATGGCAAGGACCTGACCAATTGGCAAGGGTTGGTGAAGAATATCAAAGCCCGCAAGACGATGTCTGCTGAAGAAATTGCCAAGGCGCAGATCGACGCCGACAAAATTGCCAATGCGCATTGGAGCGTGAAAAACGGTGTGCTGGAGTTCGATGGAAAAGGCCAGAGCCTGTGCACTGTCAAGGACTACGGCGATTTCGAGCTTTACTGCGATTGGAAGATCAAGCCCAATGGCGATAGCGGCTTGTATTTGCGCGGCACTCCGCAGGTTCAGATTTGGGATCCAGCCGATCCGAATCAACTCAAGCACGGCTGCGACAAAGGCTCCGGCGCTTTGTGGAACAATCAGAAGAACGACCGCTTTCCCAAAGTGAAGGCCGACAATCCGATCGGCGAGTGGAACACCTTCCACATCAAGATGGTCGGCGACAAAGTGACCATTCACCTGAACGGCAAGCTCGTCACCGACACCGTGCTCGAGAACTACTGGGAACGCGATAAGCCCTGCTACGAGCGCGGCCCAATCGAACTGCAGAACCACGGCAATACGCTCTACTTCCGCAACATCTACGTCAAAGAGCTGAACTAG
- a CDS encoding Gfo/Idh/MocA family protein, with product MPDANSPEQYALDRRQFLQAVGSAAGTAAVVGTLAEPRAAVAAKGPNEKLTVGIMGVNGRGSALTRSFVTAGAHVSYICDVDERAIAKAAAIVGDQQQIKPAGISDFRKILDDKSVDILICAAPNHWHAPATILGCAAGKHVYVEKPCSHNPREGELAIAAARKNDRVVTMGSQRRSWPGIVEAIQKIKAGEIGKVHYARAWYNNKRPNIKHGQPAEVPSWLNWTLWQGPAPEKAFKDNILHYNWHWHWHYGNGELGNNGVHALDVCRWGLGVDYPIRVTSGGGKYRHDDDQETPDTHVVTYNFPGNKSIMWEGLSWSPLGSMLNQFGCSFHGENGSIVIIDPGYKQYDDRNKEIAASPTGSRGGDPDHVGNFLDCVRSSKRPNADIEEGHKSTLMCHLGNIAHRVNRVLTTDETNGHIANDEAAMNLWSREYRPGWEPKV from the coding sequence ATGCCTGATGCCAACTCGCCCGAACAATACGCGCTGGATCGCCGCCAATTCTTACAGGCTGTCGGTTCCGCGGCTGGCACAGCTGCCGTTGTCGGTACACTTGCGGAGCCGCGAGCTGCCGTGGCCGCCAAGGGGCCGAACGAAAAGCTGACCGTCGGCATCATGGGGGTGAATGGCCGTGGCAGCGCTTTGACTCGCTCGTTCGTGACTGCCGGCGCGCACGTGTCTTATATCTGCGATGTCGACGAACGGGCCATTGCCAAGGCAGCGGCCATTGTCGGCGATCAACAACAAATCAAGCCCGCAGGAATCTCCGATTTTCGGAAGATTCTCGACGATAAGAGCGTCGACATTCTCATTTGTGCCGCACCCAATCACTGGCATGCTCCAGCAACTATTCTTGGTTGCGCGGCGGGCAAGCACGTGTACGTGGAGAAGCCCTGCAGCCACAACCCGCGCGAAGGTGAACTGGCGATCGCGGCTGCTCGCAAGAACGATCGCGTGGTCACGATGGGGAGCCAGCGACGAAGTTGGCCGGGAATTGTCGAAGCGATTCAAAAAATCAAAGCGGGCGAAATCGGCAAAGTGCACTACGCGCGTGCCTGGTACAACAACAAGCGTCCGAACATCAAGCATGGCCAACCCGCCGAAGTGCCGAGTTGGCTGAACTGGACGCTCTGGCAGGGACCGGCTCCCGAGAAGGCCTTTAAGGACAACATCCTGCATTACAACTGGCATTGGCACTGGCACTACGGCAACGGCGAGCTTGGCAACAACGGTGTGCATGCCCTCGATGTCTGTCGCTGGGGGCTTGGTGTTGATTATCCGATTCGCGTGACCTCCGGCGGCGGCAAGTATCGGCACGACGACGATCAAGAGACGCCAGACACGCATGTCGTTACCTATAACTTCCCCGGCAATAAGTCGATCATGTGGGAAGGGCTTAGTTGGTCGCCGCTCGGTTCCATGCTGAATCAATTCGGCTGCAGCTTTCACGGCGAAAATGGTTCGATCGTGATCATCGATCCCGGTTACAAGCAATACGACGACCGGAATAAAGAAATCGCCGCCAGTCCGACAGGTTCACGTGGTGGCGATCCCGATCACGTTGGCAACTTCCTCGACTGCGTGCGGTCGAGCAAACGTCCGAATGCCGATATCGAAGAGGGGCACAAGAGCACGCTCATGTGCCACCTCGGAAACATTGCCCATCGGGTAAACCGCGTGCTGACAACCGACGAAACGAATGGCCACATTGCCAATGACGAAGCAGCCATGAACCTTTGGAGTCGCGAATATCGTCCCGGTTGGGAACCAAAGGTCTAA
- a CDS encoding sugar phosphate isomerase/epimerase family protein has product MPSEPATPLTLPRRSFFAAGAVAAAGLAVTEQVRAEEKPGSFVSPPSGKRILISCKLGMIAKKADGKDLTIVERLKLAKEAGFDGVDFDEAGSFTPEQARAAVQESGVFVHNAINHAHWGKRLTSAVEEDRNQGVKNIEHCIRVAHAAGGSGVLIVVGRGDDGTEAECNDRARTEIQKLIPLAAALGQPILFENVWNKLHYDHDAPPEQSPQKFIDFVDSFNSPWVGMYYDIGNHWKYGQPREWLKAFGRRVVKLDVKGFSRAKSKFVDITSPDDDLPWDEVRKGLDEIGFTGWATAEVGGGGLERLTIVREQMQKAFGLV; this is encoded by the coding sequence ATGCCTTCTGAGCCCGCCACTCCACTCACCCTTCCTCGTCGCTCCTTCTTTGCCGCTGGTGCCGTGGCTGCGGCCGGGCTAGCCGTAACAGAACAAGTTCGTGCGGAGGAAAAACCTGGCTCCTTCGTCTCTCCGCCCAGCGGCAAGCGCATCCTGATCTCGTGCAAGTTGGGCATGATTGCCAAGAAGGCCGATGGCAAGGATCTAACCATTGTCGAACGCTTGAAACTCGCCAAAGAAGCCGGCTTCGACGGTGTCGATTTCGATGAAGCCGGGTCCTTCACTCCCGAGCAGGCACGCGCGGCAGTGCAAGAGTCAGGCGTGTTTGTCCATAATGCCATCAACCATGCTCACTGGGGCAAACGCTTGACGAGCGCAGTGGAGGAAGACCGAAATCAAGGTGTTAAGAACATCGAGCACTGCATCCGTGTCGCTCATGCGGCGGGTGGTAGCGGAGTACTGATCGTCGTCGGTCGTGGCGACGATGGTACTGAAGCCGAGTGCAACGACCGGGCTCGCACTGAAATCCAAAAACTGATTCCGCTGGCGGCAGCACTAGGCCAGCCAATCTTGTTCGAAAACGTCTGGAACAAGCTACACTACGACCACGATGCCCCGCCCGAGCAATCGCCGCAGAAGTTCATCGACTTCGTCGATAGTTTCAATAGCCCCTGGGTGGGCATGTACTACGACATTGGCAACCACTGGAAATATGGTCAGCCGCGCGAATGGCTCAAGGCGTTTGGCCGCCGGGTAGTCAAGCTCGATGTGAAAGGCTTCAGCCGGGCCAAGAGCAAGTTCGTCGACATCACTTCGCCCGACGACGACCTTCCTTGGGACGAAGTGCGCAAGGGACTAGACGAAATCGGCTTCACCGGTTGGGCCACTGCCGAAGTAGGCGGCGGTGGACTCGAACGTTTGACGATTGTTCGTGAGCAAATGCAGAAGGCCTTCGGTTTGGTATAA
- a CDS encoding RluA family pseudouridine synthase, giving the protein MRPKHYANHHVQPTQQGRTLSAALREFLPDRSWSQIKKLISQRQIQVNGNLCLEEGRKVKPGDVIQVWEHPLPPPVDEQSVRVRYADQHLVIVEKPAGITTLRHAEERNWSADRKRRQPTLDELVPRALAKHLGWKLEDTRPQPKRLPPKRGRKEHRHLYQSEQVKLPQVRAVHRLDRDTSGLMVFARTQQAETALIRLFSRHRIQRAYLAVAHGKVPSATIETMLVRDRGDGLRGSVIDSEPPAEVVEGNEPQQAITHVKPLEQIGNYSLIECRLETGRTHQIRIHLAERGHMLCGEKTYTHALGGRPQADPSGAPRQALHAAELGFVHPQSGETILVKSSLPPDLQQWLVRLRKQASTPSESPTHET; this is encoded by the coding sequence ATGCGCCCCAAGCATTACGCCAATCATCATGTGCAGCCCACCCAGCAAGGGCGAACGCTCTCCGCTGCGTTGAGGGAGTTTCTGCCCGATCGTTCCTGGTCGCAGATTAAGAAGTTGATTTCGCAGCGACAGATTCAAGTGAACGGCAATTTGTGCTTGGAAGAAGGACGCAAGGTCAAGCCGGGCGATGTGATTCAGGTCTGGGAGCATCCGCTGCCGCCACCCGTCGATGAGCAAAGCGTCCGCGTTAGGTATGCCGATCAACATTTGGTGATTGTCGAGAAGCCGGCAGGTATCACCACGCTTCGGCATGCCGAAGAGCGGAACTGGTCGGCCGATCGCAAGCGGCGACAACCGACGCTCGATGAACTTGTGCCTCGCGCGCTGGCCAAACATCTGGGCTGGAAGCTGGAAGATACTCGTCCGCAGCCCAAGCGACTTCCTCCCAAGCGAGGTCGTAAGGAGCATCGGCACTTGTATCAGTCGGAGCAAGTCAAGTTGCCTCAAGTGCGTGCGGTCCATCGGCTCGACCGCGATACCAGCGGGCTGATGGTCTTCGCCCGCACTCAGCAAGCCGAGACGGCGCTCATTCGACTGTTCAGCAGGCATCGCATTCAGCGGGCCTATCTGGCCGTTGCCCATGGCAAGGTGCCAAGCGCAACAATTGAGACCATGCTCGTTCGCGATCGTGGCGACGGCTTACGCGGCAGTGTGATCGACTCGGAACCGCCTGCGGAAGTGGTGGAAGGGAATGAACCGCAACAAGCGATCACCCATGTGAAGCCGCTCGAACAGATTGGCAACTATTCGCTTATCGAGTGCCGGCTTGAGACGGGCCGTACCCATCAGATTCGCATTCACCTTGCCGAACGAGGGCACATGCTCTGCGGCGAGAAGACCTACACGCACGCGCTTGGTGGTCGCCCGCAAGCAGATCCCAGCGGAGCGCCGCGGCAAGCGTTGCATGCTGCCGAGTTAGGTTTTGTCCACCCGCAAAGTGGCGAGACGATTCTCGTCAAATCTTCCCTCCCACCCGATCTTCAGCAATGGCTGGTCCGACTGCGTAAACAAGCCTCCACACCCTCCGAAAGTCCCACGCATGAAACCTGA
- a CDS encoding glycoside hydrolase family protein — protein MKPERLSRRTFQTAAAASFALAATGNSFLSPAPAAEEKKTEAEKLQVHAWERDSRNPVLPPGGFEFDKTCCMNPFVLRRDDEYWLYYAGGDAGGRRRICLAIAKVNDLSKWERKGPLFDLGGKGAFDESWCVLPCVHRVGDRWHMYYTGRSTKAGVGLQAFWGMGLATSDDLLTWKKHSTDPIMTGDGFDQWPGNKGIAGGGRIIEIPQESGPPLLRMHYTLPTGTPSKDLKIDQAKHSVIAHSKDGITWTDKRHVLGPRLDAPYENAATIALNVWKTKTRWRAIYAGIGTKFGAYSICEAVSDDGLTWQRGEPGENLALAPQGKGWEARMTEYPNVIQEGENLRLFYCGNGYGATGIGTAVAPMLD, from the coding sequence ATGAAACCTGAACGCCTGAGCCGCCGCACATTTCAAACTGCTGCCGCAGCTTCCTTCGCCTTGGCTGCTACCGGTAACTCATTTTTGTCACCGGCACCTGCTGCCGAGGAGAAGAAGACTGAAGCGGAAAAGCTCCAGGTTCACGCTTGGGAGCGAGACAGTCGCAATCCGGTGCTGCCCCCGGGCGGCTTTGAGTTCGACAAAACCTGCTGCATGAATCCGTTCGTGCTGCGGCGCGACGACGAGTACTGGCTGTATTACGCCGGTGGCGATGCCGGCGGCCGGCGGCGAATTTGCCTCGCGATTGCCAAGGTGAACGACCTGTCGAAATGGGAACGCAAAGGCCCGCTGTTCGATCTGGGTGGTAAAGGCGCATTCGATGAAAGTTGGTGTGTACTGCCTTGCGTCCATCGCGTCGGCGATCGCTGGCACATGTACTACACCGGCCGCAGCACCAAGGCTGGTGTCGGTTTGCAAGCCTTCTGGGGAATGGGCCTGGCCACCAGCGATGATCTGCTGACCTGGAAGAAGCACTCTACCGATCCCATCATGACCGGCGACGGCTTCGACCAATGGCCAGGCAACAAAGGCATTGCCGGGGGTGGTCGGATCATCGAGATTCCTCAAGAATCGGGCCCACCGCTGCTGCGGATGCACTACACCCTGCCGACCGGAACACCCAGCAAGGATCTGAAAATCGATCAGGCGAAGCACTCGGTCATTGCGCATTCGAAGGACGGCATTACTTGGACCGACAAGCGACATGTGCTGGGCCCGCGCCTCGATGCCCCTTATGAAAACGCGGCGACCATTGCGCTCAACGTATGGAAGACGAAGACACGCTGGCGCGCCATCTATGCCGGCATCGGCACCAAGTTCGGTGCGTATAGCATTTGCGAAGCGGTAAGCGACGACGGTCTCACCTGGCAGCGGGGCGAGCCAGGCGAAAATTTGGCTTTGGCTCCCCAAGGCAAAGGCTGGGAAGCGCGCATGACGGAGTATCCCAATGTGATTCAAGAAGGGGAAAACCTGCGGCTCTTCTATTGCGGCAACGGTTACGGTGCCACCGGCATCGGGACCGCTGTGGCACCAATGTTAGATTAA
- a CDS encoding antibiotic biosynthesis monooxygenase family protein, with translation MAMFAATPQPPYYAVIFTSQLADHAPGYDELARRMLELAAQQPGYLGVESVRDASGAGITVSY, from the coding sequence ATGGCCATGTTCGCCGCGACACCTCAGCCGCCGTATTACGCAGTGATCTTCACTTCGCAGCTTGCCGATCATGCGCCGGGCTATGACGAACTGGCTCGGCGGATGCTGGAACTGGCCGCGCAGCAGCCCGGCTATTTAGGGGTGGAGAGCGTGCGGGATGCCAGTGGAGCAGGGATTACCGTCTCGTACTGA
- a CDS encoding FAD:protein FMN transferase translates to MILGRRKLLLFAVGGASVGLLPWLATRRHSPALFTRTAWALGSDVSLSVAGLGEAAANRALDAAFAELETVEQVMSLYRPDSQISLLNRDRRLRDPHPYLCTVLQTAAATSRATAGAFDISVQPLWEVCAAAKRAGKLPTDVELACAKRKINWQRIEVGRDRVVFHEPVERITLNGIAQGFALDRAIAALKQQGAKSALINTGEIGSLGDKAVGDPWTAGIQHPRETDAYLAVADLDGRALATSGDYETAFSADFSRNHVFDPRTGDSPTELASVSIVAPTGLQADALSTAAMVLGKSRTLELIARLPNVDALLVDKAGRAFQTAGFPASAVA, encoded by the coding sequence ATGATTCTCGGTCGACGAAAGTTATTGTTGTTCGCAGTTGGAGGTGCCAGTGTCGGGCTCCTGCCCTGGCTCGCGACGCGCCGGCACTCCCCTGCCCTGTTCACGCGCACCGCTTGGGCGCTGGGCAGCGATGTGTCTCTCTCAGTCGCTGGGTTGGGCGAAGCGGCGGCCAATCGCGCATTGGATGCGGCATTTGCCGAGTTGGAAACAGTCGAACAAGTGATGAGCTTGTATCGGCCAGATAGCCAAATCAGCCTGCTCAATCGCGATCGCAGGCTGCGCGATCCGCATCCGTACCTGTGCACGGTGTTGCAAACAGCGGCAGCAACTTCGCGAGCAACGGCCGGTGCGTTCGACATCAGCGTGCAGCCGCTCTGGGAAGTATGTGCTGCCGCAAAGCGCGCTGGCAAGTTGCCAACGGACGTGGAACTCGCTTGCGCGAAGCGAAAGATCAATTGGCAACGGATTGAAGTTGGCAGGGATCGCGTCGTGTTTCACGAACCGGTTGAAAGGATCACTCTCAACGGAATTGCTCAGGGATTTGCGCTGGATCGCGCGATCGCAGCGCTCAAGCAGCAAGGTGCGAAGAGCGCTTTGATCAATACGGGCGAGATCGGAAGTCTCGGCGACAAAGCAGTCGGTGATCCCTGGACTGCGGGCATTCAGCATCCGCGCGAGACAGACGCATATCTGGCGGTTGCCGATCTCGATGGCCGCGCGCTGGCCACTTCTGGCGACTATGAAACCGCTTTTTCGGCGGACTTCAGCCGCAATCACGTCTTCGATCCTCGCACCGGCGATTCGCCAACTGAACTCGCCAGCGTCAGCATCGTCGCCCCGACCGGATTGCAAGCTGACGCTTTGAGTACCGCTGCGATGGTGCTGGGCAAGTCCCGTACGTTGGAACTGATTGCCAGGCTGCCGAATGTCGACGCGCTGCTGGTCGATAAGGCGGGCCGCGCGTTTCAAACCGCGGGCTTTCCCGCGTCGGCAGTCGCTTAG
- a CDS encoding FMN-binding protein, with protein MTVLLVATFTSLATAADVIELLSGAKVTGEIVLRDDKNVYIKAILSGVTFNRTYALSSVHAITTTDGTRTVINEKGAAPAKGPITKSVSPKVAGTRPGVSTKQQGTRAELDALIEREGRAPPEWFEATPLNYPQTLNLAFDQPAPMSGWNNQKNVTQFLWDIVNPNPNRWKEGVRLMHHLLTMHKDDKDKSERIMLTLAGMYHNLHEDYARSAFWYRAAGVERDPTKSQQFMANSATLAECYWKLGYPAEAVKLMVRTPSTYAQIKLLGDMGETDQAIKQLQHSFTQQPEVAYLAAGDVCHVAGRYREALNYYQKLLDLPVPAKPNNRLVKNRARASANVAAIKAFELFDLSKVADGDYQSASQGYEGPVEVKVSVSGGKITTVAVTNHREKQFYSAISDTPRKIIAKQTVRGIDTTSHATITSEAIVNATAKALAGNK; from the coding sequence TTGACTGTTTTGCTGGTCGCCACTTTCACATCGCTGGCAACTGCCGCCGACGTGATCGAGCTCTTGAGTGGTGCGAAGGTGACCGGCGAGATTGTGCTGCGCGATGATAAGAACGTCTACATCAAGGCGATTCTGAGCGGAGTGACATTCAACCGCACGTACGCACTGTCGAGCGTGCACGCCATTACCACCACCGATGGCACCCGAACTGTGATTAACGAAAAAGGGGCCGCTCCGGCCAAGGGACCGATCACGAAATCGGTCAGTCCGAAGGTCGCGGGCACCAGACCGGGAGTATCAACGAAGCAACAGGGAACGCGCGCCGAACTAGACGCGCTGATCGAGCGCGAAGGTCGCGCGCCCCCCGAATGGTTCGAGGCGACACCACTTAACTATCCGCAAACGCTCAACCTGGCGTTCGACCAGCCCGCGCCGATGTCGGGCTGGAACAATCAGAAGAACGTCACGCAGTTCCTGTGGGACATCGTCAATCCCAACCCGAATCGCTGGAAGGAAGGTGTGCGATTGATGCATCACCTGCTCACGATGCACAAGGACGATAAAGACAAGAGCGAAAGGATCATGCTCACACTCGCGGGCATGTATCACAATCTGCACGAAGATTACGCCCGTTCTGCGTTCTGGTATCGGGCCGCGGGAGTGGAACGCGATCCCACGAAGTCGCAGCAGTTCATGGCCAATTCAGCCACGCTGGCCGAGTGCTATTGGAAACTGGGTTACCCGGCCGAGGCGGTGAAGTTGATGGTCCGAACTCCGTCGACCTACGCCCAGATCAAGTTGCTGGGCGATATGGGCGAGACCGATCAAGCGATAAAACAATTGCAGCACTCGTTCACCCAGCAGCCCGAGGTTGCCTATCTCGCCGCAGGGGACGTCTGCCATGTGGCAGGGCGATACCGTGAGGCGCTGAACTATTATCAAAAGCTGCTCGATTTGCCAGTGCCAGCGAAACCCAACAACCGACTGGTCAAGAACCGGGCGCGGGCCTCGGCCAACGTTGCTGCGATCAAGGCATTCGAACTGTTCGATCTCAGCAAGGTGGCCGATGGAGATTATCAATCGGCCAGTCAGGGGTATGAGGGGCCGGTCGAAGTGAAAGTGAGTGTGAGTGGTGGCAAGATCACCACAGTCGCAGTTACGAATCATCGCGAGAAGCAATTTTACTCCGCGATTTCCGACACTCCGCGGAAGATCATCGCCAAGCAAACCGTGCGTGGTATCGATACGACGAGCCACGCCACAATCACATCCGAAGCCATTGTAAATGCCACCGCCAAGGCCTTGGCAGGAAACAAGTAG
- a CDS encoding 4Fe-4S binding protein codes for MRIDHFLPFLKKAKKGVVQTPVGPVTQLVRQALPRPLFADLETGKPGLVRRWLKWIGPSWHSAPLRRIVQGTCLALFLVLFFYVCWPYTARPTRSWTNWVAAENDIEKREVKFLRGEAEANPPRVGETLFLVDTSLPVEETATGGATAAPFAVIHAAEKELVLKAVAALPTEGLAPGPWSLQQNPPGAWPRHYTQELARKEKISAEIFLTIDPLVSLSTGIASRSWIWSLTSAAVILLVCVFIPRGFCGYLCPLGTVIDLFDWSIARRVKRFNVPEDGWWVHVKYYLLFGILVAACFGVLISGFFAAIPVITRGLLFTISPLQTGTLRGWHLVPPMNVGHWLSIGLFFAVLGLGFLKPRFWCKYVCPSGAVFSLGNLFRVTERKVEDSCIHCNKCVEICPFDAIKPDFTTRVTDCTLCQTCGGVCPTHAIKFVDRFNLIQLKTYNDPPTHETALGRRGFLAAGVGLAAGAAGGLAAAGTATAFGANAASKDGWKPVRPPGSLPEQSFLQACIRCGECFKACPNDVLHAMGFQQGFEGLWTPHVAADWAGCESSCNACGQVCPTGAIRAIPLEEKKVCRIGLAELNLQTCLPHAGKEACQLCVDECVHAGYNAIEFTRVRTEVDGDGNPVEDSGFIAPVVLADKCVGCGLCQTRCYGINVLDKRLLTESAIIIRAGEGKEDRLQSGSYLALRAAEEKARDEQQQKNSSQPGENYLPDFLK; via the coding sequence ATGCGGATCGATCACTTTCTCCCCTTCCTGAAAAAGGCGAAGAAGGGCGTTGTGCAGACACCGGTAGGACCGGTGACACAACTCGTTCGCCAGGCCTTACCTCGCCCGCTGTTTGCCGATCTCGAAACCGGCAAGCCGGGGCTAGTGCGCCGCTGGCTGAAGTGGATCGGCCCATCTTGGCACTCCGCTCCGCTGCGGCGGATTGTGCAGGGAACTTGCCTGGCGTTGTTCCTGGTACTGTTCTTTTATGTTTGCTGGCCGTACACGGCGCGGCCGACTCGCAGTTGGACGAACTGGGTCGCGGCCGAAAACGATATTGAGAAGCGCGAAGTAAAGTTCCTGCGTGGCGAAGCAGAAGCGAATCCACCACGCGTGGGCGAGACGCTCTTTCTCGTTGATACTTCGCTGCCCGTCGAAGAGACAGCAACGGGTGGGGCCACTGCGGCACCGTTTGCAGTGATTCACGCGGCAGAGAAAGAATTAGTTCTGAAGGCAGTTGCCGCGCTACCGACCGAAGGACTTGCTCCGGGGCCCTGGTCGCTGCAGCAAAACCCGCCCGGGGCTTGGCCACGGCATTACACACAAGAATTGGCCCGCAAGGAAAAGATCTCGGCCGAGATCTTTCTAACGATTGATCCGCTGGTGAGTCTATCGACGGGAATTGCCTCGCGCTCTTGGATTTGGTCCCTGACCTCGGCTGCGGTGATTCTGCTGGTCTGTGTATTCATTCCCCGCGGCTTCTGCGGTTACCTGTGCCCTTTGGGCACCGTAATCGATTTGTTCGATTGGAGCATCGCGCGGCGAGTGAAGCGATTTAACGTTCCCGAAGATGGGTGGTGGGTACACGTCAAGTATTACTTGTTGTTCGGCATTCTGGTCGCGGCCTGTTTTGGGGTGCTGATCTCCGGCTTCTTTGCCGCGATACCGGTTATCACGCGCGGGCTGCTGTTTACTATCTCGCCGCTGCAGACTGGCACGCTTAGGGGGTGGCACTTGGTGCCGCCGATGAACGTCGGGCATTGGTTATCGATTGGGCTCTTTTTCGCTGTGCTCGGACTTGGCTTTCTCAAGCCTCGCTTTTGGTGCAAGTATGTCTGCCCCAGCGGAGCCGTCTTCTCACTGGGCAATCTGTTTCGCGTGACGGAACGAAAGGTGGAAGACTCCTGCATCCACTGCAACAAGTGCGTGGAGATCTGCCCGTTCGACGCAATCAAGCCCGACTTTACCACTCGCGTGACTGATTGCACGCTCTGCCAGACTTGCGGCGGCGTCTGTCCCACGCATGCGATCAAGTTCGTCGATCGCTTTAACTTGATTCAACTGAAGACCTACAACGACCCCCCCACGCACGAAACGGCTCTCGGTCGCCGTGGTTTTTTGGCAGCAGGGGTTGGTCTCGCGGCGGGTGCAGCTGGCGGATTGGCAGCCGCGGGAACAGCGACGGCCTTCGGTGCGAATGCGGCAAGCAAAGATGGCTGGAAGCCGGTGCGTCCGCCGGGGAGTTTGCCCGAGCAGTCGTTTTTGCAAGCTTGCATTCGCTGTGGCGAGTGCTTCAAAGCGTGTCCGAACGACGTGCTGCATGCGATGGGCTTTCAGCAAGGCTTTGAAGGTTTGTGGACACCGCACGTCGCCGCCGATTGGGCGGGCTGCGAGTCGAGTTGCAACGCTTGTGGCCAGGTCTGCCCGACCGGAGCTATTCGCGCGATCCCGCTCGAAGAGAAAAAGGTCTGCCGAATTGGACTAGCCGAGTTGAACCTGCAAACATGCTTGCCCCATGCAGGGAAAGAAGCTTGTCAGCTGTGCGTCGACGAATGCGTGCATGCCGGCTACAACGCCATCGAGTTCACGCGCGTGCGCACCGAAGTGGATGGCGATGGCAATCCCGTCGAAGATAGTGGTTTCATCGCGCCGGTCGTTCTCGCCGACAAATGCGTTGGCTGCGGACTTTGCCAGACGCGCTGCTACGGCATCAATGTCCTCGATAAGAGGCTGCTCACCGAGTCTGCGATAATTATTCGCGCTGGTGAAGGGAAGGAAGATCGCCTGCAGAGCGGGTCTTACCTCGCGTTGCGCGCTGCGGAAGAAAAGGCCCGCGATGAGCAACAGCAGAAAAACTCTTCGCAGCCTGGCGAAAACTACTTGCCGGATTTTCTGAAGTAA
- a CDS encoding GNAT family N-acetyltransferase yields the protein MLEILPLAARPDTIEQLAAWHFGEWGKLNPTNDIAARSLKLQRHLQEHAIPTTFVGVEGTELLGSASLVEQDLDLRPEYTPWLASVFVAPEHRARGIGRQLVERIMAEAESLGVTKLYLFTFHHERFYASLGWHRVEGAVYRGEPITIMAWNPGN from the coding sequence ATGCTCGAAATACTTCCTCTCGCCGCGCGACCCGATACCATCGAGCAACTAGCCGCATGGCACTTTGGCGAATGGGGGAAACTGAATCCTACGAACGATATAGCCGCCCGTAGCCTCAAGCTGCAACGGCATCTCCAAGAACATGCCATTCCCACGACCTTCGTTGGTGTCGAGGGCACGGAACTTCTGGGCTCCGCATCCCTGGTCGAGCAAGATCTCGACCTGCGCCCCGAATACACTCCTTGGCTGGCCAGCGTGTTCGTCGCGCCGGAGCATCGCGCGCGAGGCATCGGTCGCCAACTAGTAGAGCGGATCATGGCGGAAGCAGAATCTCTCGGCGTGACCAAACTCTACTTGTTTACCTTCCACCATGAACGCTTTTACGCCAGCCTGGGCTGGCATCGCGTCGAAGGTGCGGTCTACCGCGGCGAGCCTATTACAATCATGGCCTGGAACCCTGGGAATTAG